Proteins encoded by one window of Cheilinus undulatus linkage group 13, ASM1832078v1, whole genome shotgun sequence:
- the LOC121520504 gene encoding sorting nexin-16-like, which yields MATPFVPVPFAVDWTGACRSWAKKESEPPPLESVPCVRAVRPWAQTLAYFWRRTTGDMLDGPSTLQEGEERVRESWVERPITPTLLGYEILEERAKFTVYKIHVTTSEGDSWVIFRRYTDFCRLNDKLKELYPGCSLALPPKRWFRDNYDEEFLEERLGGLQSFLHSLTLHKEAVKSDAVRRFLCLADPPGPFDSLVESRAFCETLEETNHRLQRELLDNQREVDALKKILEEKDNHLSVLVKKARSLTLSSMRLEDQLTETITTDTNTHKDGETDANGSEKTNTNRSGDSADGRGMSITEADQEFSHETASYIYPLCYWY from the exons ATGGCCACCCCTTTTGTTCCAGTCCCGTTTgctgtggactggactggagcATGCAGATCATGGGCAAAGAAGGAATCTGAGCCCCCTCCTCTAGAAAGTGTTCCCTGTGTAAGAGCAGTCAGACCCTGGGCTCAAACCCTAGCTTACTTCTGGAGGAGAACCACAGGAGATATGCTGGATGGACCATCAACACTGCAGGAGGGTGAagagagagttagagagagCTGGGTGGAGAGACCCATCACCCCGACTCTGCTGGGCTATGAGATCCTGGAGGAGAGGGCAAAATTTACA GTTTATAAGATCCATGTTACGACATCTGAAGGAGACAGCTGGGTGATCTTCAGAAGATATACTGACTTCTGCCGGCTTAATGACAAG CTTAAGGAGCTGTACCCTGGCTGTTCTCTGGCCTTGCCTCCTAAGCGCTGGTTCAGAGACAACTATGATGAGGAGTTTCTGGAGGAGCGGCTTGGAGGCCTGCAGAGCTTCCTGCATAGCTTAACATTGCACAAAGAAGCTGTCAAGAG CGATGCAGTCAGGCGCTTCCTGTGTTTGGCTGACCCACCGGGTCCATTCGACAGTCTGGTGGAGAGCAGG GCTTTTTGTGAGACTCTGGAGGAGACAAACCATCGTCTCCAGAGGGAGCTCCTTGATAATCAGAGAGAAGTTGATGCTTTGAAGAAGATCCTAGAAGAGAAAGACAATCACCTCAGTGTCCTGGTAAAGAAAGCCAG ATCCCTGACTCTTTCTTCTATGAGACTGGAAGATCAACTGACAGAAACGATaaccacagacacaaacactcacaaagACGGAGAAACAGATGCTAATGgatcagagaaaacaaacacaaatagaAGTGGAGATTCTGCTGATGGCAGAGGAATGTCTATTACTGAAGCTGACCAAGAATTCAGCCATGAAACAGCCTCCTATATTTACCCATTATGTTACTGGTACTAA